The window AGGTTTACAAGACACAAGATTTGCTGTGGTTCGCTATGGCAATGTAACTGGTAGCCGTGGCTCTCTAATTCCCTTTTTCCAAAAACTTGTTGAAGCTAAAGCTGACTCTATGCCTATTACCGATGAGCGGATGACCCGTTTTTGGCTCAATATCCATGAAGCGGTAGATTTGGTCTTACTGGCACTAAACAATACCTTAGGTGGTGAAATTTTTGTACCTAAAATTCCTTCAGTAAAGATTACTGACATTGCCAAAGCCATTGCTCCTCATATACCCATAAAAATAATTGGCATTAGACCTGGCGAGAAAATCCATGAAAAGATGATTAGTATTGATGATGCCCGCAATACCATCGAGTTTGACAACTATTTTGTGATTCAACCTGATTTAAATTTATCTTGGGCTAAAAGAACTAAAGCTGGGCTAAAAGGAACAAAAGTATCACCCGATTTTGAATACCATAGTGGTAATAATACCGACTGGCTAAATGTAGATCAAGTCAGAAAATTGATAAAAAAACTAAACCCCGAAAACGCTAATTCTAACAGAAATTTAAACGATAAAGTTACAATGAATAATCCCCAAAACGTAACTATCAATATTTACGAGTCAAAATAAAAAATAAAAAATGAAAAGTTGAAGTTTAAGCTAACTCTTCTAAAGCTTTGTTAATTATAATAGAATGTGTTTCCGCTCCAGATAAAATCTCTCCTTTGTCATTGAAACACAATTGCTTAGCTACTTCATATTGTTTACGAGCTTCTTCAGCATTTCCTTGAGCTCCCGCAATTCTACCAAGAGATATGTGAGCATTTCGTTGATTATGAACATCTCCAATTTTTTCAAATCCTCCCAGTGCCTTCACTTGATATCCAGTAGCCTGATCATAACCTTCAAGTTTTTCATAAGCTACTCCAAGTAGCTGTAGCGTCCTGTTATAGATTGCTTTATTTACCTCATTATCTGGATCTTGCTCAAGGACTGTCTGTCCATTTTCTAAACCTTTTTTATAGTACTTAATAGCATCTTCAATTCCTACGTCCTCTTGAACCCAAAGGCCAATCTCATTAAAGGCTTTGCTTATTTCGATACAGGGTTCAGGAGAAGTAGCTAAAATTTTTTCTATTTCATCAGCCATCCTACGAGATCCAACTATATCTTTGCTAAAGGGATGTGATTTTTGAGGTCTATCGCCAGTTCTAAAGAGGTAAAGTAGCCCAGCTTTAGCATTTAATAAAGCTGGAATATTACCTGTTTTTGCAGCATTGTATTCTGCAGCTGCTAGTACCATTTCTGCTTCCGCATAATTGGCTTGCATGGTTAGAGCCAATCCTCGTTCTAACATAGGGTAAGGATTACCTACTGAATCATGGGAATAGCATGGAGGAGTAGAGCTCAAAACTTCTTCATACGCCCCGACTCGATTTAAGCCTGCAAGCTCTGCAATATAGTGGTCTAAAGTAAAGTTTTCTGGAGTAGAAAAAAGTTCCTTTTTTCCCATATTACTCTGAATTATAAAATAATTTACAAGAAAAGCAATTTTTGAAATATGATATGATCTACCTTGATCATATGAGCCAAAATAAATTTTCTTACGGTCGACAATCTATTTCCCAGAAAGACATAACTGCAGTTACCAAAGTTTTACAATCAAACTTTCTTACTCAGGGCCCAAGCATTAAAGAGTTTGAAGAAAAATTTGCCAGTTATTGTGAGACCAGATATGCAGTAGCAGTCTGCAATGGCACTGCTGCTCTTCACCTTGCAGTACTAGCCCTTGAGCTTGATTCCAGCTCAGAAGCTATCACTTCCCCCATGTCCTTTGCTGCTTCAGCTAATTGCGTTTTGTATGCAAGAGCCAAAATTAACTTTGCTGATATCGATCCATACACTGGACTTATAGACCCAGCTGAATTAGCTAAAAAAGTAACCCCCAAAACTAAACTGTTGATTCCGGTCCACTATGCTGGCCAAGCTTGCAATATGGCTGCAATTGCCAAGCTAGCTAAAAAATACAAGCTCTACATTATTGAAGATGCAGCCCATGCTATTGGCAGCTCATACAAAAATAGGAAGATCGGCTCTTGCCAGTACAGTGACATGACTACCTTTTCTTTCCATCCCGTTAAAACTATTACTTCAGGTGAGGGCGGCATGATCACCACCAATAATAAAAAACTTTATGAAAAACTGCTGATGCTCCGTACTCATGGCATTACCAAGCAAAATTTTGTCAGCAAACCAGATGGGAATTGGTACTACGAAATGCAAGCTTTGGGCTACAATTACCGGCTAACCGATATTCAGGCTACTCTCGGACTTTCACAGCTGAGCCAAATCGAGAAGTTTAAAAAAAAGAGGTCAAAATTGGTAAACTTTTACGATAAAGCCTTTGCAAACGATCCCTGCTTTAAGGTTCTGGGCAAAGCTGCTAATTCTGATACTTGCTATCATCTTTACCCACTACTATTTCAATTTGATAAACTAAAAATTACAAAGCAACAGCTCTTTAAAGCTTTGCAAAAGAAGGGCTTATTTCTCCAGGTTCACTACATTCCCATCCATCTCCAACCCTACTACCAAAACTTAGGCTTTAAAAAAGGTGATTTCCCCAATGCTGAGCAATTTTATCAGCAAGAGTTGTCATTACCTCTATATGTTGACCTGACTATTCCTCAAGCCAAACAAGTTGTCAAAATTATTAAAGAACTAGCTCAATAACCATGCACCAGATTGGCTTAAAACTTTGGTCAACCAATGACTTTTATGTAGAGGAGGCACAAAAACTTTTTAGCAAAAAAGTTTATAACTATATTGAGCTCTATACAGTCCCCGACTCATACGCCAAATTTTATCGAATCTGGCGAAACTTAAATATTCCCTATATCATTCATGCTCCTCATTTTACCCATGGAGTTAATTTGGCCTCGAAGATAAACTTTAAAAAAAATATTGAGCTAATAGAAGAGGCTCAGCGTTTTGCCGATACCCTAAAGGCAAAATATATCATTGTGCATCCGGGATGTAATGGCGATATCAAAGAAACTGCAAGGCAGCTAGGACAAATTGATGATTCAAGAATTCTAGTAGAAAATATGCCCTATTTAGGAATCGAAGACGGTATTATCTGTAACGGAAGTACCTATAATGAACTACAGTATGTTCTAAGTCATACTAACAAAGGCTTTTGTCTGGATATTCATCATGCCTTTAGTTCATCAGCCTATCATAAAATTGATCCCATTTCTTTTGTAAAAAAGTTATTAACGTTAAGACCAAGCATGTTTCATTTGGCTGATAGCAAAACGACATATGTTAGAGATAAACATTTAAATATTGGCAAGGGCAATTTGCCAATTAAAGATATAATTAAACTAATACCAAACAATAGCTTTATAAGCTTAGAAACAAAAAAGCAAACCATACAAAATCTTAATGTTTTTATTGAAGATGTTTCAATCATCAAAGAACTAGAAAATTATGATCAAAATAAATAATCGCAAAATTGGAACTGACTACCCTCCTTATATCATCGCCGACCTTTCTGCAAACCATAATCAATCTTTAGATCGGGCATTAGAGATTGTGGAAAAAAGTCACGAAGCTGGTATTGATGCTTTAAAACTTCAAACATACACTGCCAGTTGTATGACACTAAATGTCAAAAAACCAAATTTTAAAATTTCAAACAAAACCAAATTATGGAAAGGTGAATACCTCTACTCCTTATATAAAAAAGCTCCTATTCCATGGGAGTGGCATAAACCAATTATGCAAAAATGTAAAAAATTAGGCCTTACTTGCTTTAGTACTCCGTTCAGTGAAAAAGGAGTAGATTTTTTAGAAAACTTGGATGTTCCATGTTATAAGGTTGCGTCTTTTGAAAATATCCATATACCTCTACTGAAGAAAATTGCTAAAACAAAAAAGCCAGTTATTATATCTACAGGCATGGCTAATGTAACTGAACTGGGCGAAGCTATACAAACGCTTAGGGAAAACGGATGCAGAGATGTAATACTTTTAAAATGTACAAGCACTTACCCTGCTGATGAAAGCGAATCAAACCTTAGAACTATTCCTCATATGAAAGACTTATTTAGCTGTGAGGTAGGGCTTTCAGATCACACCTTAGGTATTGGCGTTCCTTTGGCTAGTGTGGCTCTAGGTGCAACTGTAATTGAAAAGCATATTACCTTGAGAAGAAAGGATGGTGGTTTCGACTCTACTTTTTCCCTAGAGCCAAAAGAAATGAAAAGCTTAGTCATTGAAAGTAGACGGGCTTGGAAAGCTTTGGGAAAAATCAGCTATGAATCGACAAAAAAAGAACAAGCTAGTTTACAATTCAAAAGATCAATTTATATAGCAAAAGATATGAGAAAAGGTGAACAATTTACAAAGAAAAGTCTAAAAGTAATTCGTCCAGGATTTGGTCTAGCACCAAAATATTATGAACATGTTCTAGGTAAAAAAATTTCAAGAAATGTATCAAAGGGGACACCTTTAAAATGGGAATATGTAAATTGATTAAAATTTATGAATAAACAGAACTTAAACCAAATCAAGAAAATTTACGATCAAGGAGGTAATATTATACAGTTTCTAAAAAAAGGAAATTCTTCTCAAGCTAATTCAGATGAAATGGTTTTAATTAGCTATGACTTTCAAAGTGGTTCTTACATAAAATATGTACAAAGTAATCCAAAAGAGAAAGACCTCTATACAAAATCAATCGCAGCTGTAATTAACAATCTAAATGTAAAGTACGATTCAATTCTTGAAGCAGGAGTTGGTGAAGCAACTACTTTAGCAAGTCTTCTGCCTAAATTGAAAGCTAAACCCAAAGACACATATGGCTTTGATATTTCATGGTCAAGAATTAAATATGGTCAAGAGTATTTGAAAAAGAAAAGATTGTCGAAAGTGTTTTTGTTTGTAGGAGATCTATTCAATATACCAATTGCAGATAATGCAATAGATATTGTCTATACATCTCATTCTATCGAGCCTAATGGAGGCAAGGAAAAAGAAGCCTTAAAAGAACTGTATCGCATTACCAATAAATACCTAATTCTTTTAGAACCTGCCTATGAACTTGCAGATAAAAAAGCTAGAGAAAGAATGGAACACCATGGTTATATTAAAAATCTATATTCAACTGCTAAATCCTTGAAATATAATGTTTTAGACTACAAGCTATTTGATTACTATATAAACCCTCTTAATCCAACTGGTTTAATGATTATTAAAAAATCTCTACAAAATAAATTAACTAATAGTAAACCATTGCTCTGTCCTATAAGCAAAACTCCTCTGAGTTTTATAAGAGGTTCTTATTTTTCTAAAAAAGGTCTACTTGCTTACCCTATAATCGATAAGGTTCCTTGTTTGCTAAACGAAAACGCTGTTATAGCTACTCATTACCTGGACAGATTTACAAAGTAATTAGAAAATTTATATTGCATGAAAAAAGTAATTTTTTATGAACAATTAGAGTTAAAAAGCTTTGTTGTTTTGACTAAAAATGAAAAACAATTAGTCTATCAATGGAGAAATAACCAAAAAATAAGTAAGTGGATGATTAATCAAAATAAATTTTCCTATACAGAACATCTTCGATTTATAAAAAAATTAGCAAAGGATAATAATAATTTTCACTGGCTTGTCCAAAACAAAATAGATAAAGAATATCTTGGAGTATGCAATTTAGTTAATATAGATAAAAAACATAAACATTGTTACTTGGGAATATACGTAAATCCTAGTTTGCAAAATAAAGGATATGGAACTGACATTCTAAAAGTCTTAAAGCACATTGCTTACAATCTACTTAACATACATACCATAAAATTAGAAGTTTTTGAGCACAATAGCAGAGCCATTAATTTTTATAAAAAAAATGGTTTCAAAAAAGAAGGTTTACTTAAAGATTACATTTTGATAAACAATAAGTGGCACAACCTTCTTCTCATGGGCCATTTCCCCAAATAGTTATGAAAGGTGTTCAAAAATTAGCAATTGGTACTGCCAATTTTGGCTTGGACTATGGCATTAACAATGCTAACGGAAAACTTTCCTATATCCAAGTAGCTCAAATTTTAGATTTAGCTACTAAGTTAAAAATAAATTTTTTGGATACAGCCAGTGCCTATGGAAATAGTGAGCAAGTTTTAGGAAAATACCTCAGTAAAGCTAAAGCTAAAGATATACGTCTTATTTCAAAAGTCATTGTTGGGAGCCAAATAGATTTGGCTCAAGAATTAAAAAAATCATTGCAAAACTTGCATAAAAAGAAACTCTTTGGATATTTAATCCATAATTTTCAGGAGTTTAAGAAACATCCTGATATTTTCCAAGAGTTTCTTAGGCTAAAACAGCAAGGATTTGCAGAAAAAGTTGGCTTTTCTCTGTATTTCCCACAAGATCTTGAATTTTTGATC of the Candidatus Beckwithbacteria bacterium genome contains:
- the pseB gene encoding UDP-N-acetylglucosamine 4,6-dehydratase (inverting); this translates as MNDTHLKSILITGGTGTFGRSFAKTVLENYPHIEKVVIFSRDEFKQFEMSNLDWCQKHQKRLRFFVGDVRDKDRLLRAFSGIDVVVHAAALKQIPSCEYNPFEAIKTNVWGAQNVIEAALDCKVKRVVALSTDKACSPINLYGATKLCSDKLFISANSYAGLQDTRFAVVRYGNVTGSRGSLIPFFQKLVEAKADSMPITDERMTRFWLNIHEAVDLVLLALNNTLGGEIFVPKIPSVKITDIAKAIAPHIPIKIIGIRPGEKIHEKMISIDDARNTIEFDNYFVIQPDLNLSWAKRTKAGLKGTKVSPDFEYHSGNNTDWLNVDQVRKLIKKLNPENANSNRNLNDKVTMNNPQNVTINIYESK
- a CDS encoding tetratricopeptide repeat protein, which codes for MGKKELFSTPENFTLDHYIAELAGLNRVGAYEEVLSSTPPCYSHDSVGNPYPMLERGLALTMQANYAEAEMVLAAAEYNAAKTGNIPALLNAKAGLLYLFRTGDRPQKSHPFSKDIVGSRRMADEIEKILATSPEPCIEISKAFNEIGLWVQEDVGIEDAIKYYKKGLENGQTVLEQDPDNEVNKAIYNRTLQLLGVAYEKLEGYDQATGYQVKALGGFEKIGDVHNQRNAHISLGRIAGAQGNAEEARKQYEVAKQLCFNDKGEILSGAETHSIIINKALEELA
- the pseC gene encoding UDP-4-amino-4,6-dideoxy-N-acetyl-beta-L-altrosamine transaminase, with amino-acid sequence MIYLDHMSQNKFSYGRQSISQKDITAVTKVLQSNFLTQGPSIKEFEEKFASYCETRYAVAVCNGTAALHLAVLALELDSSSEAITSPMSFAASANCVLYARAKINFADIDPYTGLIDPAELAKKVTPKTKLLIPVHYAGQACNMAAIAKLAKKYKLYIIEDAAHAIGSSYKNRKIGSCQYSDMTTFSFHPVKTITSGEGGMITTNNKKLYEKLLMLRTHGITKQNFVSKPDGNWYYEMQALGYNYRLTDIQATLGLSQLSQIEKFKKKRSKLVNFYDKAFANDPCFKVLGKAANSDTCYHLYPLLFQFDKLKITKQQLFKALQKKGLFLQVHYIPIHLQPYYQNLGFKKGDFPNAEQFYQQELSLPLYVDLTIPQAKQVVKIIKELAQ
- a CDS encoding TIM barrel protein, translating into MHQIGLKLWSTNDFYVEEAQKLFSKKVYNYIELYTVPDSYAKFYRIWRNLNIPYIIHAPHFTHGVNLASKINFKKNIELIEEAQRFADTLKAKYIIVHPGCNGDIKETARQLGQIDDSRILVENMPYLGIEDGIICNGSTYNELQYVLSHTNKGFCLDIHHAFSSSAYHKIDPISFVKKLLTLRPSMFHLADSKTTYVRDKHLNIGKGNLPIKDIIKLIPNNSFISLETKKQTIQNLNVFIEDVSIIKELENYDQNK
- the pseI gene encoding pseudaminic acid synthase, giving the protein MIKINNRKIGTDYPPYIIADLSANHNQSLDRALEIVEKSHEAGIDALKLQTYTASCMTLNVKKPNFKISNKTKLWKGEYLYSLYKKAPIPWEWHKPIMQKCKKLGLTCFSTPFSEKGVDFLENLDVPCYKVASFENIHIPLLKKIAKTKKPVIISTGMANVTELGEAIQTLRENGCRDVILLKCTSTYPADESESNLRTIPHMKDLFSCEVGLSDHTLGIGVPLASVALGATVIEKHITLRRKDGGFDSTFSLEPKEMKSLVIESRRAWKALGKISYESTKKEQASLQFKRSIYIAKDMRKGEQFTKKSLKVIRPGFGLAPKYYEHVLGKKISRNVSKGTPLKWEYVN
- a CDS encoding methyltransferase domain-containing protein, encoding MNKQNLNQIKKIYDQGGNIIQFLKKGNSSQANSDEMVLISYDFQSGSYIKYVQSNPKEKDLYTKSIAAVINNLNVKYDSILEAGVGEATTLASLLPKLKAKPKDTYGFDISWSRIKYGQEYLKKKRLSKVFLFVGDLFNIPIADNAIDIVYTSHSIEPNGGKEKEALKELYRITNKYLILLEPAYELADKKARERMEHHGYIKNLYSTAKSLKYNVLDYKLFDYYINPLNPTGLMIIKKSLQNKLTNSKPLLCPISKTPLSFIRGSYFSKKGLLAYPIIDKVPCLLNENAVIATHYLDRFTK
- the pseH gene encoding UDP-4-amino-4,6-dideoxy-N-acetyl-beta-L-altrosamine N-acetyltransferase, which encodes MKKVIFYEQLELKSFVVLTKNEKQLVYQWRNNQKISKWMINQNKFSYTEHLRFIKKLAKDNNNFHWLVQNKIDKEYLGVCNLVNIDKKHKHCYLGIYVNPSLQNKGYGTDILKVLKHIAYNLLNIHTIKLEVFEHNSRAINFYKKNGFKKEGLLKDYILINNKWHNLLLMGHFPK
- a CDS encoding aldo/keto reductase, which produces MKGVQKLAIGTANFGLDYGINNANGKLSYIQVAQILDLATKLKINFLDTASAYGNSEQVLGKYLSKAKAKDIRLISKVIVGSQIDLAQELKKSLQNLHKKKLFGYLIHNFQEFKKHPDIFQEFLRLKQQGFAEKVGFSLYFPQDLEFLIKHKIQFDIVQVPYNIFDQRFEPYFKKLKENKVEIHCRSVFLQGLFFKSTKELKPPLNKAATKLEFLQKITIQQKIPLQTLCLQFVALNPFIDKIVIGIDSIKQLQENADTFIQQKNVKYIYKELKKLKVEDENIILPFNWKK